In a single window of the Eleginops maclovinus isolate JMC-PN-2008 ecotype Puerto Natales chromosome 6, JC_Emac_rtc_rv5, whole genome shotgun sequence genome:
- the gpc1b gene encoding glypican-1b, with amino-acid sequence MDSFIIAALAVCSLTAPVFGDKGTSKARSCSDIRQFYSGKGFTLDGVPQSEISGEHLRICPQGYTCCTSDMEDTLATLSRREMEGLLKEAGRSLQTSLNGQYKAFDGYFLELLNRSAINLQETFHQTFGLLYYQNAQIFSELYKDLRNYYRGSKVNLEEVLNEFWARLLEKLFYQANKQYFISEDYLECVSKQIETLRPFGETPRVMKMMVTRTFVAARSFVQGLVVSGEVVRKVSQVQLSQECMRAMMRMTYCPHCRGMASARPCANYCSNVMKGCLANQADLNTEWRHLAETMMQVAGRFDGPSGVDSVILSIPNRISEAMFTMMDNTESINHKLFQACGVLREGGTSSTGVDDSMKKGKVMVEDRLGTSTNKMEKLVSDVTMRLREMQPYWVSLPSVLCSDRVATGTGAEDKCWNGMNRARYLPEVMGDGLASQINNPEVEIDITKPDMTIRQQIMQLKIMTHRLRNALNGQDVDFQDTSDDVSGSGSGMCADDTCARSPRPVLPSTVPSVVYQYLPENKKVKGSATQNLPGITIYLLSLLMLLLRR; translated from the exons GGGAGCACCTGCGCATCTGTCCCCAGGGTTACACCTGCTGCACCAGTGACATGGAGGACACGTTGGCCACGCTGAGCCGCAGGGAGATGGAGGGACTACTTAAAGAGGCTGGCCGGTCCTTACAGACCTCCCTCAATGGACAGTACAAGGCCTTTGATG gGTACTTCCTGGAGTTGCTGAACCGCTCTGCAATTAATCTACAGGAGACTTTCCATCAAACCTTTGGCTTATTATACTACCAGAATGCCCAAATCTTCTCTGAACTGTACAAGGATTTGAGAAACTACTACCGAGGCTCCAAGGTCAACCTTGAAGAGGTGCTCAATGAATTCTGGGCCCGGCTGCTGGAGAAGCTCTTCTACCAGGCAAACAAGCAATATTTCATAA GTGAGGACTACCTGGAGTGTGTGTCCAAGCAGATAGAGACATTACGGCCGTTCGGAGAAACACCCCGcgtgatgaagatgatggtCACACGCACATTTGTCGCAGCACGCTCATTTGTTCAGGGGCTGGTGGTCAGCGGTGAGGTTGTGCGCAAAGTGTCCCAG GTGCAGCTGAGCCAGGAGTGCATGCGGGCCATGATGAGGATGACGTACTGTCCCCACTGCCGCGGCATGGCCTCTGCCAGACCTTGTGCCAACTACTGCAGCAATGTCATGAAGGGCTGTCTGGCCAACCAAGCGGACCTCAACACCGAGTGGAGGCATCTGGCAG AAACAATGATGCAGGTGGCTGGTCGCTTTGATGGTCCATCTGGTGTGGATAGCGTGATCCTCTCCATCCCCAATCGCATATCGGAAGCCATGTTTACCATGATGGATAATACAGAGTCCATCAACCACAAG TTGTTCCAGGCCTGTGGCGTCCTCAGAGAAGGAGGAACCAGCAGCACAGGAGTTGACGACAGCATGAAGAAAGGGAAGGTTATGGTGGAGGACAGGTTGGGAACCAGCACtaacaaaatggaaaaactg GTGTCTGATGTAACCATGAGACTGAGGGAAATGCAGCCGTACTGGGTTTCTCTCCCAAGTGTTCTCTGCAGTGACAGAGTGGCCACTGGAACAGGGGCCGAAGATAAATGTTGGAATGGCATGAACCGTGCCAG GTACCTTCCAGAGGTGATGGGTGATGGCTTGGCTAGCCAGATCAACAACCCTGAAGTGGAAATCGACATCACGAAACCAGACATGACAATACGGCAGCAGATAATGCAGCTGAAGATCATGACACACCGCCTGAGAAATGCGCTGAACGGCCAGGATGTGGACTTTCAGGACACCA GTGATGATGTCAGCGGTTCAGGAAGTGGCATGTGTGCTGATGACACGTGTGCCCGTAGCCCGCGCCCTGTTCTCCCTTCAACCGTGCCATCCGTGGTCTACCAATACCTTCCAGAAAACAAGAAGGTGAAAGGATCCGCCACCCAGAACCTCCCCGGCATCACCATTTACCTGCTTTCACTGCTCATGCTGCTGCTCCGGCGATAA